The DNA window CAGAGAGGTGAGGTAACAGGTGCCCGAGAGGCAAAGGGTAGAATCTGGGGAGGGTCAGTGCCAGGGCTGAAGTACTGTATGTCCCCTAGGTTTGCCCCGACCAAGCGATGGCACATAGACACTATCCTGCGAGTGTTGACAACGGTGAGTCCGGGGCTGGTCTGAGGCCTGGGTGTGAGTGGACAGGGCTCACCACACTGACTTGGCCATATTCACTGCTCCAGGCAGGTGCCCACGTTAGAGATGACGCAGTGGCCAACCTAACCCAGCTGATTGGTGGGGCGCGGGAGCTACACGCTTACTCTGTGCGCCGCCTCTACAGTGCCCTGGCACAAGACATCTCCCAGGTAATGTTCCCACCACCCAGGCTCAGGGTCACTCAACCCTCCCAGTCCTTCTTGGGCCCACTACTCCTTACACCTGGTTCCCAACAGTTTTCCCTCAAAGTCACAACCATCTACTTAGTGGAGGAGACACTCAAGGACAGAGCCCTGTTTTTAGTGAGAACTCGTGGACTTCTGATTTTGGTGCCCACTGGCTGCATAACCAGATAACTAACTTAACTTTCTTTATGCTCAGCGCCCCCAGCTTTGTACCCTTCCCACTCCCTGGAGCTGTTTTGTGGATCAAATGAGATCAgtaaaagctttttctgcatgtattagACTTTATCATTACCTAAATGCTGGGTGAATTAACAGATGCAGCCAGTATCTATAGCCCCCCTGTCCATGTTACTTAAGTAGGATGGGCAGGAACCATCCATCCCTTCTCAAGGGAGGGACCCTCATTTCATCCACCCTGCACCCACTGTGGTTAGGCCATGTAGTTCTGATGCTTGACCACCAGAGGGTAGAGGAAGCCCAGGAGTCAGGACAGTGGGGGAACAAATTGTAACTGCTCCTTATGCCAagacccttccctttccccacctctgcaAACCCCACCATCTCTGCACTGCCTAAAGGGATGTCACAGTGTCTGGAAGTGAGGAGGGGGCCCAGCGTGTTTCTTATCCCACACAGCAACCACTGGTGCAAGTGGCAGCCTGGTGTGTTGGGGAGTACGGGGACCTTCTGCTGGAGGGGAgctgtgaggaaactgagccactTCAGGTGAGATCTGCATTGAGGGTAAACTGCGGAGGGACTTgtcaggggaggcaggactggccCCAGGGTCACTAcctgtgccccctgcccccggcaaaggtggaggaagaagaggtgtTGGCATTACTGGAAAGGGTGCTGCAGTCCCATATGTCCCTGCCAGCCACCCGAGGATATGCCCTCACAGCCCTCATGAAGCTTAGCACCCGACTTCGTGGGGACAACAAGTAAGAAGGggacccagcccctcccacagaCCCTCTTCTTTGTGCCTTCAGTGAGAAATGTCTCTTCACTGTGTCCACCACTTCTGAGTTTCTGTCCAAGCACACAGCCCAATATCCCCAATCCTTAGGTTCTTCCTTTTGAGCCAAGTTATCGTGGGTACCTCTGTGCTCTGTGGGTGgggcctctcccttctctgccacaTCATGGAGGTGAAGGGCAAGGCAGACTGCCATTCCCACTCACATACCATCCTGTGGCCCAGCCGTATCCGCCAAGTGGTGTCCATCTATGGGAGCTGCCTGGACGTGGAGCTGCAACAGCGGGCTGTGGAGTACAACACACTCTTCCAGAAGTACGACCACATGAGGTGCGGCTGGCATTCCGCCACAGCAGAGgccccaaccccttccctctcCAAATGTGCTCTTCCCAAAGTCCGCTTCTGGGTACAAGGGTCTCAACTTCACTTGTGCCCTCCTCATCCAGTCAGATCCTCACCCACAGTTCATTGAAGCTAAGCTGGCTTCCAGACCTTACTCATCTGAAAACCAGCAACAGTGTACCATCTTAGCAATCAGAGGGCACTTCCAACCCACCATGTGCTCAGGGCTCTCATGCTCTTACCCCTCCTCCCACATGCCTCTTGTGAAAAGCACAGGCTCCACCCAGAGGGACACACCTACATTCCATCCTCTCAGGCCTGCCATCCTGGAAAAGATGCCTCTTGTGGAACGAGGTGGCCCTCAGGTTGATGAGGAagcaaaggaaagcaaagaaGCAGCCCCTGTCTCCACAGATCCCCAGGTAAGACCTGAAGCCCCTGAGGGAAGAGGACTTGGCGGGCTTCCATTCCTAGCCCTAGTCTCTGCCGTTTCCCCCAGGCCTCAAAGCTCTTAGATCTGTTAGATCTCCTGAATGGCACTTCTGGGGATGCCCGGCAGCCTCCCCCTCTGGATCCCTCCCCAGAAGGCACTGTAATACACCTGCTGGACCTTCCCTGTGCTCCCCCTGCCCTGGGTAAGGCTCAGTAAACGGGAGAtgtcttggggggtggggggtgcttaGAAATGTGCTCCTTCTCCTTAGCCAAGGACTGAGATTCAGGTAACCTCTTCTCTGCTGTATGCCTCTATCACATTCCCATCTTAGTGGGTAAAAGGCTTCATTAATTAGATCATGTAGTCCCTTCCTGGATCCCCTTCAATGTCTTTGCTTTATTCTAGATGCCTTACCCTGGCCTGCAAGCCCTgcttcctccccagcccacctCATATACTTTCCTACTACTTACTCCATTGGCCCCCTCTCAGCTCCTCAAACCCTCTGACCTCGAGCCCTTGGCAATTCATGTTCTTTTTCCATAGAACATTCTTTCCCAAGCACATCAAATGACTGGCTTACTCTGTCTTCAAGCCTCAGCTAAAATGTCTGATACTTCCTCTACCACTCCTATTTTAGTTAGTTCCTCCCAGTTATTCTGACCTAGTTTATTTCCTTCTAGCACCAATTATGGTTTGTGATTATCTTGCTTTCTTGTTTATTCTCTCCCCCAACTAGACTGTCAGCTCCAACTTCTTGTCCATTTTGTCACCAACATCTCAAATAGtgctcatttaatttttgttgGATAAATGAGTGAACTCATCTTTGGCCCATACAGTgagctgcttttctcttcctactCTAGCTCCCATCCCAAATCTCAAAGTGTTTGAGCGTGAAGGACTGCAGCTGAATCTGTCTTTTGTTAGACCCCCTGGAACACCTGCTTTGCTCTTAATCACAGTCACCGCTACCAACGCCTCAGAGGGTGATGTCACCCACTTCGTTTGCCAGGCCGCTGTGCCCAAGGTTTGTAGAAGACCAGGATTCAGAGGTGGCCCTGGATACTCCAGGAGGAAAGGCCACTAAGTAGAGGAGGTGGGTGGGAATGAGAAGAGAAGGGAGTGACGTGGAGAAGAACACTTGGAGAGTTATGGGAAGAGGGTTTGAAACTATTGGGTGTGCAAGGCTTGCCTGAACCTGGCTAGCTCTGCCCAACCTATGTTCAGAGCTTCCAGCTGCAGCTACAGGCCCCCAGTGGGAATACAGTTCCAGCTAAGGGTGGCCTTCCAATGACCCAGCTCCTCCGAATCCTCAATCCTAACAAGGTGAGCTCCAGGAGCCCCCTGTGGATAAAACCCAGAGAAGGGAGAAGTCATTGTTGCTAACCCCGGTCTCCACTCTTCTATTTCTAGGCACCCTTGCGATTAAAGCTGCGCCTCACCTACAACCACTTTGGCCAGTCGGTTCAGGAGGTTTTTGAGGTGAACAACTTGCCTGTGGAGACATGGCAGTAACTCAGCCTCTACTCAGTCTGAAATTCTCTCGTATTCCAAACCCCTGGGCTCCCAGCTACTTAGACCCTACACCTGAGGACTACCAGCAGATGGTGCTGTGGTCCTATGCTTGCCACTGTGAAAACTAGGGGCCTGTCTCCCACAAATAATGAAAGCCAAATAAAGCTTAAGAGGGGTGAgtcatatttatgtatatttgagGTATAAAACTATATGAATAACAGCAGGGAAAAAGTCAACATGAAGTACGTATCTTTCCTTGGCCTTAGGAACCTTTTTCAACAAAGGAGGGATTTCTTTCTAACCCCTCTCCACACCGGGAAACAAATTTGACCCCACAAGAGGCACTCCACCATCTGGGCTGGAGCAGGGTACAGTGGCAAGATCAAACCAGAATTCCTAGATTTCCACCAGGGAATCCCATCCATTTCCCAACCCGCAACTATTCCCTACACCCCAAGGCAGGGAAatccctgctgcctcccctcgTCTCTAACTCAGCTGTAAGGTGGTTTAGGAGCCTCTGGCAGAATCAATGGCATCGACCAAGGGAGGGGGGTGGCAAGGGATTTTCCTGTGCTTAACTACTGATCACGGCTAAGTGGAAATCCTATAAACAAGAGCGGAAATCAATGGAGGCTGCTTAGCGGCCAGGGGAGAGGGGCAGCCCACAGATTGCATTTGACGGATGAGGGAGAGGATACAGCCTGGGAGGTCTCGACAAAGGATAGCTGAGGGTAGGGTGAAGGAACAGACAAGCCTGGTGAGAGAGGAGTCACTGTGGAAAGGGAAGCAGGTGAACAGGCACAGTGAGCAAAGGAGTAAGTCC is part of the Desmodus rotundus isolate HL8 chromosome 7, HLdesRot8A.1, whole genome shotgun sequence genome and encodes:
- the AP1G2 gene encoding AP-1 complex subunit gamma-like 2 isoform X3, coding for MNTTTVVPQLVRIFRTLVTTGHTTEHSISGVSDPFLQVQILHLLRILGRNHEESSESMNDLLAQVATNTDTSRNSGNAVLFETVLTIMDIRSAAGLRVLAVNILGRFLLNNDKNIRYVALTSLLRLVQSDHSAVQRHRPTVVECLWESDASLSRRALELSLALVNSSNVRAMTQELQGFLEFCPLDLRADCASGILLAAERFAPTKRWHIDTILRVLTTAGAHVRDDAVANLTQLIGGARELHAYSVRRLYSALAQDISQQPLVQVAAWCVGEYGDLLLEGSCEETEPLQVEEEEVLALLERVLQSHMSLPATRGYALTALMKLSTRLRGDNNRIRQVVSIYGSCLDVELQQRAVEYNTLFQKYDHMRPAILEKMPLVERGGPQVDEEAKESKEAAPVSTDPQASKLLDLLDLLNGTSGDARQPPPLDPSPEGTVIHLLDLPCAPPALAPIPNLKVFEREGLQLNLSFVRPPGTPALLLITVTATNASEGDVTHFVCQAAVPKSFQLQLQAPSGNTVPAKGGLPMTQLLRILNPNKAPLRLKLRLTYNHFGQSVQEVFEVNNLPVETWQ